The following are encoded together in the Desertifilum tharense IPPAS B-1220 genome:
- a CDS encoding LOG family protein, which yields MATQPSYDPLETLQSDLAHLVQQIPSLQHGKWIQQALITLLRISNEEIDRLDWKILTASMQDMERAFQAFYPYRHVRKITLFGSARLPSDTPEYQMAVDFARCVTQQGFMVMTGAGGGIMQAGNEGAGPDSSFGLNIQLPFEQGANPYVQGDKLIQFKYFFTRKLFFLRESDALALFPGGFGTQDEAFECLTLSQTGKSGPVPLILIDRPGGDYWLAWDKYVREHLLSSGLISPNDPSLYTITDRLDVACDAIAQFYRIFHSSRYVGEKFIIRLKEELSEEEIETLNQDFSDILVSGRIEKSQALPQESKDDTFDLPRLVLHFNQRDFGRLYQLINVINKMGVPTEETEHPERK from the coding sequence ATGGCTACTCAACCCTCTTACGATCCGTTAGAAACGCTTCAATCCGATTTAGCACATCTGGTGCAACAAATTCCCAGTTTGCAACATGGGAAATGGATTCAGCAAGCCCTAATTACCTTACTCCGCATTTCCAACGAAGAAATTGACCGTTTAGACTGGAAAATCCTGACGGCTTCCATGCAGGATATGGAGCGAGCTTTTCAGGCGTTTTATCCCTATCGCCACGTTCGCAAAATTACCTTATTTGGTTCGGCCCGTCTGCCCTCTGATACCCCAGAGTATCAAATGGCGGTAGATTTCGCCCGCTGCGTCACCCAACAAGGCTTTATGGTGATGACGGGGGCCGGAGGCGGTATTATGCAAGCGGGCAATGAAGGAGCCGGCCCGGATAGCTCCTTTGGTCTGAATATTCAGTTACCCTTTGAACAGGGGGCAAATCCCTATGTCCAAGGCGATAAGCTGATTCAATTCAAATATTTCTTTACGCGCAAATTGTTTTTCCTGCGGGAAAGCGATGCTTTAGCCTTGTTTCCGGGTGGGTTTGGTACCCAAGATGAGGCGTTTGAATGCTTGACCCTTTCGCAAACGGGCAAGTCTGGCCCAGTTCCCCTGATTTTAATCGATCGACCGGGGGGAGACTACTGGCTGGCGTGGGATAAGTACGTGCGCGAACACCTCCTCAGCAGCGGCCTGATTAGTCCAAACGATCCAAGCTTGTATACGATTACCGATCGCTTGGATGTCGCCTGCGACGCGATCGCCCAATTCTATCGCATCTTTCATTCCTCTCGCTATGTCGGCGAAAAGTTTATCATCCGCCTAAAGGAAGAACTTTCAGAAGAGGAAATTGAAACCCTCAATCAAGACTTTAGCGATATTTTAGTCAGCGGTCGGATTGAAAAGAGTCAGGCACTTCCCCAGGAAAGCAAAGATGATACCTTTGACTTGCCCCGTCTGGTGCTGCACTTCAATCAACGCGATTTTGGGCGACTCTATCAACTGATTAATGTCATTAACAAGATGGGCGTCCCCACCGAAGAAACCGAACATCCCGAACGCAAATAA
- the trxA gene encoding thioredoxin has translation MSAAAQVTDASFKQEVLESELPVLVDFWAPWCGPCRMVAPVVDEIAQQYEGKVKVVKVNTDENPSVASQYGIRSIPTLMIFKGGQRVDMVVGAVPKTTLANTLEKYTD, from the coding sequence ATGTCAGCAGCGGCACAAGTTACAGACGCTTCATTTAAGCAAGAAGTGCTGGAGAGCGAACTTCCAGTTTTAGTAGACTTTTGGGCACCTTGGTGCGGCCCCTGCCGAATGGTGGCACCTGTGGTTGATGAAATTGCCCAACAATACGAGGGCAAAGTCAAAGTTGTTAAAGTCAATACTGATGAAAACCCCAGCGTAGCCAGCCAGTACGGGATTCGCAGCATCCCCACGCTGATGATCTTTAAAGGGGGTCAGCGCGTTGATATGGTAGTGGGAGCAGTCCCCAAAACAACCTTAGCCAATACCTTAGAAAAGTATACCGACTAA